One Candidatus Poribacteria bacterium genomic window carries:
- a CDS encoding Na+/H+ antiporter NhaC family protein: MNAKLKFVIGFLVFLGLCFVFKWRADQVDGAENLVWSSVIPPLLAVTLAILTTRLLPSLGIAVGVGIVLSWYQQGAIPIGFLTEIVWFLRAVSIGNEGVDLFNFWVVLFVCLIMATISVVVASGGIGGVVVWLSQFAKGPRSAQFITGLMGIVIFIGDYSNAMLVGPTMRPLTDHHRVSREKLAFLVDSTSAPIAGLAFVSTWIGYEVGLFEDIAKTIGLERDGYSMFFDALGFRFYCILMILFVIVNAISGRDYGAMHKAERRARETGNIAAPDAKALGHTSAFTSLPNAVTQPFSAVLPLLTLFGLLLAGFWIDGEGTGFIFSLTAWRDALSKADNVKILACAAASGFIVSIGCARWLSKLRFSEIAPVVWSGVKSSLTPLSILLLAWGLKASCDRLMTGQFLTTMLSDIVSPLWFPVLVFICASVTSFATGTSWGTMAILIPTAIPVAFSLDNGSYGLTTIICLGAVLDGAIFGDHCSPLSDTTILSSIASSCDPIHHVRTQLPYSLTVAIIALFCGYLPAALGISSAIGILGGTGLIILLFFSVARKPKLAI, encoded by the coding sequence ATGAACGCTAAATTAAAATTTGTAATTGGGTTTTTAGTCTTTCTGGGACTCTGCTTTGTCTTCAAGTGGCGTGCGGATCAGGTGGATGGCGCGGAGAATCTTGTGTGGTCCAGCGTAATCCCACCGTTACTTGCCGTTACATTAGCGATTCTGACAACGCGACTGCTTCCAAGTCTCGGCATAGCAGTAGGTGTGGGGATCGTGCTCTCATGGTATCAACAGGGTGCCATCCCCATCGGTTTTTTGACGGAGATTGTTTGGTTTCTGCGTGCTGTGAGCATCGGAAATGAGGGTGTAGATCTCTTCAATTTCTGGGTCGTTCTGTTTGTATGCCTCATCATGGCAACGATCTCCGTTGTGGTAGCATCCGGTGGTATTGGAGGCGTTGTTGTATGGCTTTCTCAGTTCGCAAAAGGGCCCCGTTCAGCCCAATTTATCACCGGGTTGATGGGGATTGTCATCTTCATCGGGGATTATTCCAACGCCATGCTTGTCGGTCCCACGATGCGTCCACTCACCGATCATCACCGGGTCAGTCGTGAGAAATTGGCGTTTCTTGTGGATTCCACGAGTGCCCCAATCGCGGGTCTCGCGTTCGTCAGCACGTGGATCGGCTATGAAGTCGGACTCTTTGAGGATATCGCGAAGACGATCGGACTTGAACGTGATGGGTATTCAATGTTCTTTGACGCACTCGGTTTCCGGTTCTACTGTATCCTGATGATTCTTTTCGTTATTGTCAATGCGATCAGTGGTAGAGATTACGGCGCGATGCACAAGGCGGAAAGACGTGCTCGAGAGACAGGGAACATCGCCGCGCCAGATGCGAAAGCACTTGGACATACTTCAGCTTTCACGAGTCTACCCAATGCTGTGACACAACCTTTTTCGGCAGTTTTACCGCTCCTAACGCTTTTCGGACTGCTATTGGCGGGTTTCTGGATAGACGGGGAGGGGACAGGCTTTATTTTTTCCCTAACCGCATGGCGCGACGCACTTTCAAAGGCAGACAACGTCAAAATTCTCGCCTGTGCGGCAGCGAGTGGCTTTATTGTTTCAATTGGCTGTGCACGCTGGCTCTCAAAACTACGATTCTCAGAGATTGCACCGGTTGTTTGGAGCGGTGTGAAAAGCAGCCTAACCCCGTTGAGTATTTTGCTCTTGGCGTGGGGGTTAAAAGCGAGTTGCGATAGGCTCATGACGGGGCAATTCCTCACAACCATGCTCAGCGATATTGTGTCGCCGCTCTGGTTTCCAGTCCTCGTCTTTATATGTGCATCCGTTACCTCTTTTGCGACCGGGACCAGCTGGGGCACGATGGCGATCCTGATTCCGACTGCAATTCCAGTGGCGTTCTCGCTCGATAATGGGAGTTACGGACTCACAACAATCATCTGCCTCGGGGCAGTATTGGACGGTGCCATTTTCGGAGACCACTGCTCGCCGCTTTCGGATACAACGATCCTCAGTTCCATCGCCAGTAGTTGTGACCCGATTCACCATGTGAGGACGCAATTGCCATATAGTCTCACTGTGGCAATCATCGCGCTGTTTTGCGGCTATCTTCCTGCTGCGCTCGGTATCTCCTCAGCAATAGGAATTCTCGGCGGCACGGGTCTAATTATCTTGCTATTTTTTAGCGTAGCTCGCAAGCCAAAACTCGCTATATAG